The Nyctibius grandis isolate bNycGra1 chromosome 3, bNycGra1.pri, whole genome shotgun sequence genome window below encodes:
- the FIGNL1 gene encoding fidgetin-like protein 1 yields METPTHSTVHLSDWQKSYFAITSGTCTPGQKADEYRAKILRIQYAWANSEISEVCAANLFKKYAEKYSAIIDSDNIETGLNNYAENILTLAKCQQNDSDKWQSALTIDNVFELKCVQERMQVGKNFQGFQMAPTDACVLAGKGVSASAAPALPKLSICSSARETEPCAGSAKCASQGPDLLEHPSSSKTLQSGVPPVTRTLDTLLASSASLNKQVHTGFQATPLFGSKEATSSSSLKMSGNCGDGQNLSLSNQSAVPAWSTSSGKRKAFYGLADEGSTVIPSLAPCQASISTETSSFSGNRNRNEESSVPGFRTAKEQMWVDQQKKSQNLPQRAPVSSYGGGKKSLGAGRSRGPFGKFVPPVPKQDGNENGGGQCKPHARGPTDPSLPVDERLKNIEPKMVDLIMHEVMDHGPPVNWDDIAGVEFAKATIKEIVVWPMLRPDIFTGLRGPPKGILLFGPPGTGKTLIGKCIACQSGATFFSISASSLTSKWVGEGEKMVRALFAVARCQQPAVIFIDEIDSLLSQRGDGEHESSRRIKTEFLVQLDGATTSSEDRILVVGATNRPQEIDEAARRRLVKRLYIPLPEASARKQIVTRLMSKEHCSLNEEEIELIVKKSYGFSGADMTQLCREASLGPIRSLQSMDIATIMPDQVRPIAFLDFESAFRAVRPSVSSKDLALYESWNQTFGCGR; encoded by the coding sequence ATGGAAACCCCCACGCACAGCACCGTGCACCTGAGCGACTGGCAGAAAAGTTACTTTGCTATTACCTCTGGCACCTGCACACCCGGCCAGAAGGCAGATGAATATCGTGCCAAAATCTTGCGTATTCAGTATGCATGGGCAAACTCCGAGATCTCTGAGGTCTGTGCTGCCaacctgtttaaaaaatacGCAGAGAAATACTCTGCAATTATTGACTCTGACAACATAGAGACTGGCTTGAATAACTACgctgaaaacattttgacttTGGCAAAGTGTCAGCAAAATGACAGTGACAAGTGGCAATCTGCCTTGACAATAGATAATGTATTTGAACTAAAGTGTGTGCAAGAGAGGATGCAGGTTGGCAAAAATTTCCAGGGCTTTCAGATGGCACCAACAGATGCCTGTGTACTTGCTGGTAAAGGGGTCAGTGCctctgctgctccagctcttcCTAAACTCAGTATCTGCAGCAGTGCCAGAGAGACTGAGCCCTGTGCTGGCTCAGCAAAATGTGCAAGTCAGGGACCAGATCTCCTTGAGCATCCCTCATCTTCAAAGACTCTTCAAAGCGGTGTGCCTCCTGTGACCAGAACTTTGGATACCCTTCTTGCCTCTTCAGCCTCCTTAAACAAACAGGTTCATACAGGTTTCCAGGCAACTCCACTATTTGGAAGTAAAGAAGCGACAAGTAGTAGTTCTCTGAAAATGTCAGGTAACTGTGGTGATGGACAAAATCTGTCTCTTTCCAATCAGTCAGCTGTACCTGCATGGTCCACAagttctggaaaaagaaaagcattttatggTCTGGCTGATGAAGGCAGCACAGTGATTCCTAGCCTTGCTCCGTGCCAGGCTTCCATTAGTACAGAAACCAGCAGTTTTTCAGGGAATAGAAACAGAAACGAAGAGAGCAGTGTTCCTGGTTTTAGAACTGCAAAAGAACAGATGTGGGTGGATCAGCAAAAGAAATCTCAAAACCTACCCCAGCGTGCACCAGTCTCGTCATAtggaggtggaaaaaaatcGCTCGGTGCAGGCAGATCTCGGGGTCCGTTCGGCAAGTTTGTTCCTCCAGTTCCAAAACAAGATGGAAATGAAAACGGAGGAGGACAGTGTAAACCTCATGCAAGAGGACCAACAGATCCGTCGCTGCCTGTagatgaaagactgaaaaacataGAACCAAAAATGGTTGACCTCATTATGCACGAGGTCATGGACCATGGGCCTCCTGTCAACTGGGATGACATTGCGGGAGTTGAATTTGCTAAAGCCACCATAAAAGAAATAGTAGTCTGGCCTATGCTGAGGCCAGACATCTTCACCGGGTTACGTGGTCCTCCTAAAGGAATCCTTCTCTTTGGCCCCCCTGGGACTGGCAAGACTCTTATAGGCAAGTGCATCGCGTGCCAGTCTGGAGCGACTTTTTTTAGCATCAGTGCCTCTTCTCTGACTTCCAAGTGGGTAGGTGAGGGGGAAAAGATGGTCCGTGCGCTGTTCGCTGTGGCACGATGTCAACAGCCAGCAGTGATTTTCATCGATGAAATCGATTCTCTGTTGTCTCAGCGTGGAGATGGGGAGCACGAGTCATCGAGAAGaataaaaactgaatttctgGTCCAGTTAGATGGGGCAACAACCTCCTCTGAAGATCGTATTCTGGTGGTTGGAGCAACAAATCGACCCCAAGAAATCGATGAAGCTGCCCGAAGAAGACTAGTGAAGAGACTGTACATTCCTCTTCCAGAAGCCTCTGCTAGGAAGCAGATTGTTACCCGTCTAATGTCAAAGGAGCACTGCTCTCTAAATGAAGAGGAAATCGAACTCATAGTTAAGAAATCGTATGGATTTTCTGGGGCAGACATGACACAGCTCTGCCGAGAAGCTTCTCTGGGCCCTATCCGCAGTCTTCAGTCCATGGACATTGCAACCATCATGCCAGACCAAGTACGGCCTATTGCTTTTCTGGACTTCGAGAGCGCCTTCAGAGCCGTGCGGCCCAGTGTCTCCTCGAAGGACCTGGCGCTGTATGAATCCTGGAACCAGACATTTGGCTGCGGTAGATAA